One genomic region from Yarrowia lipolytica chromosome 1C, complete sequence encodes:
- a CDS encoding uncharacterized protein (Truncated form of YALI0C08591g, some similarities with uniprot|P53253 Saccharomyces cerevisiae YGR089w, similar to Saccharomyces cerevisiae NNF2 (YGR089W); ancestral locus Anc_3.425) — MARKSDSTSDPRGSGNHSNSGRTGGGSSRDDEWRCLHVISEQPFFDSLALLVLFCQFPNVVLALVHLWHVFIRQGRLISPRSLPHLFTHLFAPVQQKNHTAGGSQKWIIIDMVLSVFLLQCARGGYQFVVTFASAVVASSMAGGRSPFANAIYATSAVAMFQFFWKQFGMLLFPQYAAWGQQDHSPVWDVVFDVIDNQVLYRRMPELKGMLYRVSPSAQILHFVTDIPVVISQALALHVIGLGFVPFFQKLFLSTVKPTGTASEPSTHTSPSVPIIPLPSINFDSLDPVTLTVPDTVSNDNSRDDYLRNYDFSFPASSFKQSKKFTAVRTAQPLWTGLASSIILAARHDSFGDDDFIQQAGPCILKYVFDRAFVFEIMCEDPPTNDKYELSVTVNGVLWPQVNATCSEENGSFFIFVDGLTPYSEYAVEIACGETVLFKHGVKTEYSERLKGVSNSGRSRANSVGNPGASSMPSSVPARPVSPVTTLLESLTTAQMTLSEEKSKTKKLRKDYSKRLASIRQEIENTKSKMESNLKQDSKSRHKIEQLQLSLPALEEELAMKQGEFEELNETVAGVSAAHKAKKKEFEERQQQLTKLEKEAQKLKKEADEKEASFQQEVVQLKTKLDRLQGRRAKAANDVSRVEREIRGARQLSAATLAEAREKRQAKRQAMENEFSSQHQ, encoded by the coding sequence atggCTCGCAAAAGTGATTCGACTTCGGACCCACGAGGGAGTGGcaaccacagcaacagtggCAGAACGGGTGGCGGcagctcacgtgacgacgAGTGGCGGTGTCTACACGTCATTTCCGAGCAGCCGTTTTTCGACTCGCTGGCGCTACTGGTGCTGTTTTGCCAGTTCCCCAACGTGGTGCTTGCACTGGTGCATCTGTGGCACGTATTTATCCGACAAGGCCGGCTGATTTCGCCACGGTCGCTTCCGCATCTGTTCACACATCTGTTTGCACCCGTCCAACAGAAAAACCACACCGCGGGCGGCTCGCAGAAATGGATCATCATCGACATGGTGCTGTCTGTGTTCTTACTACAATGTGCACGGGGAGGGTACCAGTTTGTGGTCACGTTCGCATCGGCAGTGGTGGCAAGCAGCATGGCAGGTGGCAGATCACCGTTTGCCAACGCCATCTACGCCACGTCTGCAGTGGCCATGTTCCAGTTCTTTTGGAAACAGTTTGgcatgctgctgttcccCCAGTACGCAGCGTGGGGCCAGCAGGACCACAGTCCAGTCTGGGACGTGGTATTCGACGTGATCGACAACCAGGTGCTGTACCGACGTATGcccgagctcaagggcaTGCTTTATCGAGTGAGTCCCAGCGCCCAAATTTTGCATTTTGTGACGGACATTCCTGTGGTTATCTCGCAGGCACTAGCGCTACACGTCATCGGACTGGGCTTTGTGCCCTTCTTCCAAAAGCTGTTTCTCAGCACTGTCAAGCCCACCGGAACGGCCTCTGAACCGAGCACACACACGTCACCCTCAGTACCCATCATCCCCCTACCCAGCATTAATTTCGACAGTCTTGATCCCGTAACTTTGACGGTCCCTGATACAGTTAGCAACGACAACTCACGAGACGACTACCTTCGCAACTACGACTTTTCCTTCCCGGCCTCTTCGTTCAAACAGAGCAAGAAGTTCACGGCGGTCCGAACAGCACAACCGTTATGGACAGGATTGGCCTCTTCCATAATCTTGGCAGCGCGACACGACTCTTTcggcgacgacgacttcatCCAGCAGGCTGGTCCGTGTATCTTGAAATACGTGTTTGACCGGGCctttgtgtttgagatCATGTGTGAGGATCCGCCTACAAACGACAAATACGAACTCAGTGTCACCGTCAATGGGGTACTATGGCCCCAGGTGAACGCCACGTGCTCAGAAGAGAACGGTTCCTTTTTTATCTTTGTAGATGGACTCACTCCTTACTCCGAGTATGCGGTTGAGATTGCGTGTGGAGAAACTGTGTTGTTCAAGCACGGCGTCAAGACCGAATACTCTGAGCGCCTCAAAGGCGTTTCCAACAGCGGCAGATCCCGTGCCAATTCTGTAGGCAACCCTGGGGCCTCGTCTATGCCTTCTTCTGTTCCTGCTCGCCCCGTTTCTCCCGTGACTACTCTTCTCGAGTCTCTTACAACTGCTCAAATGACTCTCTCAGAAGAAAAGTCTAAGACCAAGAAACTGCGCAAGGACTATTCCAAACGGCTGGCTTCCATTCGACAGGAGATTGAAAATACAAAGTCGAAGATGGAGTCTAATCTCAAACAGGATTCCAAGAGTCGGCACAAGATTGAACAGCTTCAGCTCTCGTTACCTGccttggaggaggaactcGCCATGAAGCAGGGAGAGTTTGAAGAGCTCAACGAGACTGTGGCAGGTGTGAGTGCTGCTcacaaggccaagaagaaggagttcGAAGAGCGTCAACAGCAGCTGACTAAGCTAGAGAAGGAGGCAcagaagctgaagaaggaggctgacgagaaggaggcgtCTTTCCAGCAGGAGGTTGTGCagctcaagaccaagctgGACCGTCTCCAAGGCCGAAGAGCCAAGGCTGCAAATGACGTGTCTAGAGTTGAACGGGAGATCCGCGGGGCTCGACAACTGTCTGCAGCGACTCTGGCTGAGGCGAGGGAAAAACGACAAGCCAAGCGTCAGGCTATGGAGAATGAGTTTTCGTCCCAACATCAATAA
- a CDS encoding uncharacterized protein (Compare to YALI0C08613g, similar to uniprot|Q6C6I7 Yarrowia lipolytica YALI0E09218g): MLFKNIALLSLAAFAVANNEHSENPEDIHKFKDHIHSKKCPQPSCELETTTITTNYQTNWATVTETVQKKCAPTQKPKQTKQTKKTQQTKKTQQTKQTKQTQQPKKNW, translated from the coding sequence ATGCTTTTCAAGAACATTGcccttctctctctcgcCGCTTTTGCTGTTGCCAACAACGAGCACTCCGAGAACCCCGAGGACATCCATAAGTTCAAGGACCACATCCACTCTAAAAAGTGTCCCCAGCCTAGCTGCGAACTGGAGACCActaccatcaccaccaactacCAAACCAACTGGGCCACCGTCACCGAGACTGTCCAGAAGAAGTGCGCTCCTACCCAGAAGCCCAAGCAGACCAagcagaccaagaagacccagcagaccaagaagaCTCAGCAGACCAAGCAGACCAAGCAGACCCAGcagcccaagaagaactgGTAA
- a CDS encoding uncharacterized protein (Compare to YALI0C08635g, similar to uniprot|P87216 Schizosaccharomyces pombe VIP1 protein (P53 antigen homolog)) has protein sequence MSYNITAKGVSPTTSKAEIKKYFSFCGKVKSVTIDEETHTATVTFANLEAVRTALLIADGQIGDSKVSIEVDDATLKKLDEPRATETVESDSKTQDEKKPSTADSNDDAADGARTPESISQELKPRAAILAEMLSNGYVLSDKVLERAIDYDKEHGITAKFTNYLTDLDKKYHVVDKAQATDQAYGITARLQKYWEDALNTSYGRKIREYYSEAAKEASDIHAEARRLADLKEQELAKQAEEKKDKITEVTDEKTEKA, from the coding sequence atgtccTACAACATCACCGCCAAGGGCGTCTCGccaaccacctccaaggccGAAATCAAGAAGTACTTTTCCTTCTGTGGCAAGGTCAAGTCCGTGACCATTGACGAGGAGACCCACACCGCAACAGTCACCTTTGCCAACCTGGAGGCAGTTCGAACTGCGCTCCTGATCGCCGACGGACAGATTGGCGACTCCAAGGTGTCCATTGAGGTCGACGACGCCAccctcaagaagctggatgAGCCCCGAGCCACTGAGACTGTTGAGAGCGACTCCAAGACCCAGGACGAAAAGAAGCCCTCCACTGCCGACTCCAATGACGACGCTGCCGACGGTGCTCGAACCCCCGAGTCCATCTCCCAGGAGCTCAAGCCTCGAGCCGCCATTCTCGCCGAGATGCTCTCCAACGGTTACGTTCTGTCCGACAAGGTTCTGGAGCGAGCCATTGactacgacaaggagcACGGAATCACTGCCAAGTTCACAAACTACCTGACCGACCTGGACAAGAAGTACCACGTGGTTGACAAGGCCCAGGCCACCGACCAGGCCTACGGCATCACTGCCCGACTCCAGAAGTACTGGGAGGATGCTCTTAACACTTCCTACGGCCGAAAGATCCGGGAGTACTACTCTgaggccgccaaggaggcgTCCGATATTCACGCTGAGGCCCGACGCCTTGccgatctcaaggagcaggagctggccaagcaggccgaggagaagaaggataaGATCACTGAGGTCACCGACGAGAAGACTGAGAAGGCTTAG
- a CDS encoding uncharacterized protein (Compare to YALI0C08657g, similar to uniprot|Q03264 Saccharomyces cerevisiae YMR285c, similar to Saccharomyces cerevisiae NGL3 (YML118W) and NGL2 (YMR285C); ancestral locus Anc_8.850) — MHRSIRSLASLLIRSATSTTTTTAMAKGNKGNKRSINPADLTPEYIAEQRALREERKKKKLEEALARGEIPESEKKEPTAFLTREMVHVNTDAGSKDHIFTIMTYNTLGQTLIRRKLFPENGDALKWKWRSTILQKEVTHYNPTIMVCQEVDAEKYNWWNEFLSKHGYDSVFSTYEGKNHGLMCAWKKDMFEFENKQAIEYDHVIMENLPVQFKTRNTGLIVQLKHAVTAKTIIVATTHLFWHPMGSFERTKQTAMLLRASQKYVEDLDAEKGTKSILVVAGDFNSTPWDGPYVGATMHKFDEITRPILSASLQYKFTRKSKEQKAAEAAKADAIAKGEPLPEEPEPEEDEGDGELEALGDVVISEEDAEAHIQTLENEFRKLPVLNSLYGSYTDVVPEATKEPVGKHKKEPRFSNWAHAWRGLLDYIFVSSNNSDEVQVKSLLKMPLEEDMGPEPSGQPRIDMYPSDHLAIMAEVELK; from the coding sequence ATGCATAGATCGATACGTTCTCTTGCGTCTCTATTAATCCGATCCGCGACTTCCACAACAACCACTACAGCCATGGCCAAAGGAAACAAGGGCAACAAGCGGTCAATCAACCCGGCAGATCTCACGCCGGAATACATTGCCGAGCAGCGAGCTCTGCGAGAAGAGCgtaagaagaagaagctggaggaagCTCTGGCCCGAGGAGAGATCCCTGAGAGCGAAAAGAAGGAGCCCACGGCGTTCCTGACTCGAGAAATGGTTCATGTCAACACAGATGCAGGCTCGAAAGACCACATCTTCACCATCATGACATACAACACTCTGGGACAGACTCTGATCCGACGTAAACTGTTTCCCGAAAACGGAGACGCTTTGAAATGGAAGTGGCGGTCCACTATTCTGCAGAAGGAAGTCACACATTACAACCCCACTATCATGGTGTGCCAGGAGGTGGACGCAGAGAAATACAACTGGTGGAACGAGTTTCTCAGCAAACATGGGTACGACAGTGTCTTTAGCACATACGAGGGAAAGAACCATGGACTCATGTGTGcctggaagaaggacatGTTTGAATTTGAAAACAAACAGGCAATTGAGTACGACCATGTGATCATGGAGAACCTGCCTGTGCAGTTCAAGACCCGAAACACAGGTCTGATTGTGCAGTTGAAACATGCTGTCACAGCCAAGACGATTATCGTGGCGACCACTCATCTGTTCTGGCATCCCATGGGCTCATTTGAACGTACCAAACAAACTGCCATGTTGTTACGTGCATCTCAGAAGTACGTGGAGGATTTGGATGCCGAGAAGGGCACGAAATCCATTCTTGTGGTAGCTGGAGATTTCAACTCCACTCCCTGGGACGGTCCCTACGTCGGAGCTACCATGCACAAGTTCGACGAGATTACGCGGCCCATTTTAAGTGCTTCTCTGCAGTACAAGTTCACTCGAAAGAGCAAGGAGCAAAAGGCTGCTGAAGCTGCAAAGGCAGACGCGATTGCAAAGGGAGAACCTCTTCCTGAGGAGCCTGAAcccgaagaagacgagggGGATGGCGAGTTAGAAGCTCTAGGGGACGTTGTCATTTCAGAGGAGGATGCAGAGGCCCACATTCAGACCCTTGAGAATGAATTCAGAAAGCTGCCTGTACTCAACTCTCTGTATGGCAGCTACACAGATGTTGTTCCTGAAGCCACCAAGGAGCCCGTTGGCaagcacaagaaggagcctCGCTTCAGTAACTGGGCCCACGCCTGGAGGGGTCTTTTGGACTACATTTTCGTTTCGTCCAACAACAGCGATGAGGTCCAGGTCAAGAGTCTGTTGAAGATGCCCCTTGAGGAGGATATGGGGCCCGAGCCCAGTGGTCAGCCTCGCATTGACATGTATCCTTCAGATCATCTTGCTATCATGGCTGAAGTTGAGCTGAAGTGA
- a CDS encoding uncharacterized protein (Compare to YALI0C08679g, no similarity), with amino-acid sequence MGKKNRFKKVSRELHFGRKLEQSPTLSLDGEAQLERFARNQWYRYFVQIEAKYRMVSNDDEITAAHQTMMLLGQPVGISLDSELGQKIEAELQGQRQEQEADAHPVETVNPPRRPWRRSRKA; translated from the coding sequence AtgggcaagaagaaccGCTTCAAAAAGGTGAGTCGAGAACTTCATTTTGGCCGCAAGTTGGAGCAATCACctactctctctctcgacGGAGAGGCTCAATTGGAGCGGTTTGCTCGAAACCAGTGGTACCGCTACTTTGTGCAGATTGAGGCCAAGTACCGAATGGTATCCAACGACGATGAGATCACGGCTGCCCACCAAACCATGATGTTGCTTGGACAACCTGTTGGCATTTCCCTGGACTCCGAGCTCGGTCAGAAGATTGAGGCTGAGCTGCAGGGACAAcgacaggaacaggaggcGGACGCTCATCCAGTGGAAACTGTCAACCCGCCCAGAAGACCATGGAGACGGTCAAGAAAGGCGTAG
- a CDS encoding uncharacterized protein (Compare to YALI0C08701g, weakly similar to uniprot|O94395 Schizosaccharomyces pombe Putative ATP-dependent DNA helicase and to uniprot|P32807 Saccharomyces cerevisiae YMR284w HDF1 high-affinity DNA- binding protein, similar to Saccharomyces cerevisiae YKU70 (YMR284W); ancestral locus Anc_8.849) codes for MEWISHLENDDDVLEIEDYKVRKDALLIAIQVTQNAINNGTLHKALEAAFDAVTDRIVISPQDYTGVMLFGASMQSEDDGDEFDDESDTHFILKLGLPTAAQIKRLKRLAEDPDLGERFKVQEEPHLMDVFFDMNRHFINMAPNFASRRIIYITDDDTPTTNEDDINKTRVRIEDLSHLKVKVEPLLINPSEDKTFDSSKFYALVFNEDTSVEPVEAIDLKQFINKRNVLNRSLFNVKMEIGEGLVVGVRGYLLYAEQKATSTTRKAWVYTGGEKPEIAKLESQAVTIESGRSVDKADLRKTFKFGNDYVPFTEEQLTQIRYFGEPIIRILGFHNSSDFSELFIHSVRSSMFLYPTDEKLVGSIRAFSALYQSLKNKDKMALAWVIVRKGAKPILALLIPSTKEIEGLHMVFLPFTDDIRQEPKTELVSAAPELVDATKNIFTRLRMPGGFESQRYPNPRLQWHYRVVRAMALQEEVPKVPEDKTTPKYRSIDTRVGDAIEEWNKVLQSSSKRPAEDICKAEKKVKSSDAGPPSNEQMQNMVENDIVGKLTVAELRAWGAANNVEPNGSKLKKDWVEVVKKYYGK; via the coding sequence ATGGAATGGATTTCACATCTGGAGAACGATGACGATGTGCTGGAAATCGAGGACTACAAGGTGCGCAAGGACGCGCTGCTGATCGCCATTCAAGTAACCCAGAACGCCATTAACAACGGAACTCTTCATAAGGCCTTGGAGGCAGCCTTCGATGCTGTGACTGACAGAATCGTCATATCGCCGCAAGATTACACCGGCGTTATGCTGTTCGGTGCCTCCATGCAGTCTGAGGACGACGGTGACGAGTTCGATGATGAGTCAGATACACATTTCATTCTCAAGCTGGGCCTTCCTACCGCTGCTCAGATCAAACGACTCAAACGACTGGCAGAGGACCCTGATCTGGGTGAGAGGTTCAAGGTGCAGGAAGAGCCTCACCTGATGGACGTGTTTTTCGACATGAACCGCCATTTTATCAACATGGCACCCAACTTCGCGTCCAGACGAATCATCTATATCACAGACGACGATACCCCCACGACGAATGAGGACGATATCAACAAGACACGAGTTCGAATTGAGGATCTAAGCCATCTCAAGGTGAAGGTCGAGCCTCTTTTGATCAACCCTTCGGAAGACAAGACGTTCGACTCCTCCAAATTCTACGCTCTTGTGTTCAACGAAGACACATCTGTGGAGCCGGTTGAGGCGATCGATTTGAAGCAGTTTATCAACAAAAGAAACGTGCTCAATCGATCACTGTTCAATGTCAAAATGGAAATCGGAGAAGGTCTTGTTGTCGGAGTAAGAGGATACCTTCTTTATGCGGAACAAAAGGCTACTTCAACAACCCGAAAGGCCTGGGTTTACACTGGAGGTGAGAAACCCGAGATTGCCAAATTAGAATCGCAGGCCGTCACTATTGAAAGTGGCAGAAGCGTGGACAAGGCAGATCTGAGAAAGACTTTCAAGTTTGGAAATGACTATGTTCCTTTCACAGAAGAACAGCTGACGCAAATCCGGTACTTTGGAGAGCCAATTATTCGAATTCTCGGCTTCCACAATTCCTCGGACTTCTCCGAGCTCTTCATCCACAGTGTCCGATCGTCAATGTTCCTATATCCCACTGATGAGAAGCTTGTGGGTTCGATTCGAGCCTTTTCAGCACTCTATCAGagtctcaagaacaaggatAAGATGGCTCTGGCCTGGGTTATTGTCCGCAAGGGCGCCAAACCTattctggctcttcttATTCCTTCAACTAAGGAGATCGAAGGTCTTCATATGGTCTTCTTGCCTTTTACAGATGATATTCGACAAGAACCAAAGACTGAACTTGTGTCTGCCGCCCCTGAGCTCGTGGACGCAACCAAGAATATTTTCACTCGTCTACGCATGCCTGGCGGATTTGAGTCGCAAAGATACCCCAACCCCCGTCTACAGTGGCATTACCGAGTTGTACGAGCCATGGCCCTTCAGGAGGAGGTTCCCAAGGTACCCGAAGACAAGACGACACCAAAGTATCGGTCTATTGATACTCGAGTTGGTGATGCCATCGAGGAATGGAACAAGGTGTTGCAGAGCAGCTCCAAGCGACCTGCGGAGGATATCTGTaaggctgagaagaaaGTCAAGAGTTCTGACGCGGGCCCTCCGTCCAACGAGCAAATGCAAAATATGGTTGAGAATGACATTGTCGGCAAGCTGACCGTCGCAGAACTCAGGGCTTGGGGTGCTGCTAACAATGTTGAGCCCAATGGTAGCaagttgaagaaggactGGGTTGAGGTGGTCAAAAAGTACTATGGGAAGTGA
- a CDS encoding mitochondrial 54S ribosomal protein uL30m (Compare to YALI0C08723g, similar to Saccharomyces cerevisiae MRPL33 (YMR286W); ancestral locus Anc_8.851, similar to uniprot|P20084 Saccharomyces cerevisiae YMR286W Mitochondrial 60S ribosomal protein L33 (YmL33)) — MFYKVTQVRSILRMPWRTRDVLKTLGLGKVGSQKYYKVSPGIAGQLYKVKELVNVEMADQYKSKAQIKADRKTEPGFSVVGSKRA; from the coding sequence ATGTTCTACAAAGTCACACAGGTCCGATCTATCCTGCGAATGCCGTGGAGAACACGTGACGTGCTCAAGACCCTCGGTCTGGGCAAGGTCGGCTCCCAGAAGTACTACAAGGTGTCTCCTGGTATCGCCGGTCAGCTctacaaggtcaaggagctggtCAACGTGGAGATGGCCGACCAGTACAAGTCCAAGGCCCAGATCAAGGCCGACCGAAAAACCGAGCCCGGATTCTCCGTTGTCGGTTCTAAGCGAGCCTAA